A section of the Paracoccaceae bacterium genome encodes:
- a CDS encoding DUF465 domain-containing protein has translation MSLSSHLQELRKKHQTLSEDVEAAQKEPASDDLVIAEMKKQKLRLKEEIYRLSGA, from the coding sequence ATGAGCCTGAGTTCGCACCTGCAGGAACTCCGCAAGAAGCATCAAACCCTGTCCGAAGACGTAGAGGCCGCGCAGAAAGAACCGGCCAGCGATGACCTCGTCATTGCTGAAATGAAAAAGCAGAAACTGCGATTGAAAGAAGAAATCTACCGATTATCAGGCGCTTAA